GGGCTCCTCGTAGTTGATGGTAGGATGGACGTAATCGCGGGCGACGGACAGCGTAGTCGCGATGAACTCTACCCCTCCGGACGCGCCCAGGAGGTGGCCGACGAGCGATTTGGTGGAGCTGATCGCCAGGCTGTGTGCATGATCCCCGAAGACCTTTTTGATGGCCAGGGTTTCGATGCGGTCGTTGAATGGCGTGGACGTGCCATGGGCGTTGATGTAATCGATTTCGGCCACGGCCAGTCCGGCGTTCCGAAGCGCCAGGTGCATGGATCGCGCCGCGCCTTCACCCGATTCGTGGGGTTGGGTGATATGAAAGGCATCCGCCGTCGCGGCATAGCCCGCCAGTTCGGCGTAGATCGTCGCACCGCGCTGCTTCGCGTGAGCCAGGGTCTCGAGGACGACCATGCCGGCGCCTTCACCGAGCACGAATCCGTCCCGCTGGGCATCGAAGGGCCTGCTGGCCCGTTCCGGCTCGTCGTTTCGCAGGGAAAGGGCCCGCATGTTGCTGAACCCGGCCACGGCCATGGGGGAAATGCTGGCCTCCGTACCGCCGGTGACCATGACGTCCGCGTCCCCGTGCTGCAGGATCCGGAACGCGTCGCCGATGCCGTGCGCACCGCTTGAACAGGCCGATACCGTGGTGTAGTTGGGCCCTTTCAACCCATGAATCATCGAGATATGGCCGGGTGCCATGTCGGCGATCATCATGGGGATGAAAAAGGGACTCACGCGCCCGGGGCCCTTGTGTACCAGGTTGGTATGTTGGTTTTCGAAGGTCCAGATCCCGCCTACGCCCGTACCCATTACCACCCCGATGCGGTCCCGATCTTCGGCGTCGAGATCCAGCCCGGAGTCGTCGATCGCCATCTGCGCCGCAATCACGGCGTATTGGACGTTCTCGTCCATTCGCCGCACTTCTTTCCGGTCGATGTAGTCCGCCGCGTTGAAGTCCTTTAATTCGGCGGCGATTTTCGCCGGAAAGGCGCTTACATCGAATTTCGTAATGGGCCCTACGCCGCTCCGACCCGCGCAAAGGGCCTTCCAGTAGGTATCGAGCGTGAGACCCACGGGACTCAGGACGCCCATACCGGTGACGACAACGCGTTCAGCCACCCCGACGCCTCCCGAAATCAGCCAATCGAGTCACCCGACCTGCGTGGAAATCCCGGATTGCATGGAAATCCCGGCCGGACCTCGAAATGAATCAGCCGTCTAAATTGGACTGGAGATACTTGATCGCGTCGCCGACCGTGACGATCTTCTCGGCATCCTCATCGGGGATCTCGAGATCGAACTCTTCTTCGAGGGCCATGACAAGTTCGACCGTATCGAGCGAGTCGGCGCCCAGGTCGTCGGTGAACGAGGCATTGTCGGTGACCTGGTCACCGTCCACACCCAGTTGTTCGGCGATGATCTCCTTTACGCGGTCTTCCATCTTCTTTCCTCCTGTACAGATGATTGTAAAAAACCGTCAGCTTTCCTCACATGCCCATGCCGCCGTCGACGCGCATCACCTGGCCGGTTACGAAAGCGGCGTCGTCGGACGCCAGAAAGGCCGCGATGCCGGCGACGTCATCGGGTTGTCCGGCCCGAGACAGCGGTGTGGCATCCAGGAACGCGGACCGCACCGTCTCGGGAAGCGCTTCCGTCATGGCCGTTTCGATATACCCCGGGGCGATCGCGTTGACCGTGATGCCCCTGCTGCCCACCTCTTTCGCCACCGATTTGGTGAAACCGATGATCCCGGCCTTGGAAGCGGCGTAGTTGGCCTGGCCCGGGTTGCCCGTCAGCCCCACGATCGAGGTCATGTTGATGATCCTGCCGCTTCGCTGCCGCATCATCTGGCGGATCACGGCCTGCGTACAGGCGAACACGCCGCCCAGGTTCACGTGGATGACCTCGTCCCAGTCATCCTGTTTCATGCGCATCAGGAGCGTGTCCCTGACCGTCGCCGCGTTGTTGATCAGGACGTCGATGGACCCGTAGTCCTCGACCACGGTGTCGACCAGACTCTTCACGCTGTCCCGGTCATCGATACTCAGGGAAACGCCCCGGGCATCGCCGCCCTGGCGGTTCAGCGCGTCGGCGGCTTCCTGCGCCTTAGCCCCGTCGCGACTGGTCAGGACGATCCGTGCGCCTTCCGCTGCAAAACGTTCCGCGACGGCGGAACCGATTCCCTGCGCTCCGCCCGTTACGATGGTGACCTTGTCTTGTAAACCCCGCAAACCTGAAAGTACTCCGTGTGCGTGTGTCTTTATCTGTGAAACGAAACCGGGTTACCGCGATTCCAACCGATCTGCCACGGGACGGCCGATCGTTTCCGCCACGGCCGTGACGTCGGCGAGTTTGTCCGCGTTCAGAACGCCGATGCCGCGGTGCATCCGCTTCATCAGTCCCGTGAGCACGTTGCCCGGTCCTGCTTCCACCACGGTGTCCACCCCGTGATCGGCCAGCGTCTGCATCGATTCCGCCCAGCGCACGGGGCGGGTCAGCTGTTCGATCAGCAGGCGGCGGATTTCATCGGGCTCCGTCACGGCCCGGGCGGTCACGTTGGCCACCACCGGCGTTTCCGCGCGGGCAAAGGGGGCCTTTTCGATCGCCTCGGCAAGGCCGTGGCGTGCGTATTCCATGAGTTCGGAGTGGAAGGCGCCGCTGACCTTGAGCGGAACGACCCGCTTCGCACCCGCCGCACGAGCGCCGTCCATCGCTCGCTGCACGGCCGGCACCGCGCCCGCGATGACGGTCTGTACCGGTGCGTTGTAATTCGCCGGTTGAACGGGTTCGTCTTCCGCGCAGGCGGCCCGGCAGACTTCGTCGATCTCCCGTGGAGTAAGGCCGATCACGGCCGCCATGGTTCCCCGACGGCGCTGCCCGGCCTCGTGCATCAGTGCACTGCGCAGTCGGACCAGGTGCAGCGACTCCTCGAAATCGAGAACGCCGGCCGTCACCAGCGCCGAATACTCGCCCAGGCTGTGGCCGGCGACGAAATCCGGTTCGATCCCATACGCTTTCAGCAAGGATGCGACCGCCACGCTGTGCGCCAGGATGGCCAGTTGCGTGTAGTTCGTCTGCTTCAGGGTTTCGGCGGGGCCGTCGAAGGAGACGCCGGCGATATCGGCGCCGGTGATCTCGCAGGCCTGCTGGTAAAGCGATCGAACCTGCGGATACCGGTCGTGCAGGTCCCGGCCCATGCCGACGTACTGCGAGGCCTGGCCCGGAAACAAGAAGGCGATCCTGGCTTGGGTCATGGGTATCGGCGCCGAACCTAAATCGCTTCGACTTCCTGGACTTCCCTTCCCTGGTAGTGTCCGCAGTGGGGACAAACGCGGTGCGCGCGTTTCATCTCCCCGCAATGAGAGCATTCCACCAGCGTCGGCATCTGCAGCACCCAGTGCGTACGGCGCTTACGACTCCGTGCCCGAGATTGGCGTCGCTTGGGCAGGGCCATCTTTAATCCTCCTTCAATAACGTTTTCAAGGTGTGCCAGCGTGGGTCCATCTGCCGAGTTCCGCAACTGCAGGCGCTCTCGTTGAGGTTCCTGCCGCAATCGGGACAGAGGCCCTTGCATGCTTCGCTGCACAGGGGTTTCATGGGAATATTCAGGTTGACGAGTTCGGCGATGCGCCGACTGAGGTCGATCGTCTTCGCGCTGTAGTCCAGGATCTCCACGTCGTCCGATTCGGTCAGCTCCTCGCCATCGGGTATGGCCCGGTCGGTCTTCTCGTAGTAGGTCGCGATCTCTCCGCTGATATGTTCTTCGACCTCTTCGAGGCACCGGCCGCAGGAGAAAGTCATGGAGACCGCGATTTCGGCCTGCAGCACGAGCGAATTCTCGGAGACTGTCAGCGTGCCGTCCACCTTGATGGGTGAAGCGAAACGGCATTCCTCGTCCGGAATGAAATCGGCGGCGGGCGTGTCTTCCAGGTGGATGGGATGCAGACCTTCGGCCAGATGCTCGATCGCTATTTGCATATTGACGGCTTGTTCACAGGACTACGACCACGTTCCACTCGCGATTCAAACGCCACATTCCGGATGCGCCGGACTATACCCCAATCAGCCGGAAGCCACTAATAATAGGGAGGTTACCCCGGTCATGTCAAGAGGAAAATCCCCGGATCAGGCGAGTGCGGACCGGATCAAATCCACCACGTCGGCCGACCGGTCGGCTACTGGAATGCCCGCCTCGTTCAGCGCGCTCACTTTCTCCTCGGCGCCGCCCGTTCCCCCCGATATGATCGCTCCGGCGTGTCCCATGCGCTTGCCGGGAGGCGCGGTGCGGCCCGCGATGAAACCGACCACCGGCTTCTCCATGTGCTGCCGCACGAACTCGGCCGCCCGTTCCTCGTCGGAGCCGCCGATCTCGCCGATCATGACCACGGCGTGGGTATCCGGATCCGCTTCGAAGGCCTCGAGGGCGTCGATGAAACCCGTGCCGATGATCGGGTCGCCGCCGATGCCCAGGCAGGTTGACTGGCCGATGCCCGCGGACGTCAACTGGTGGACGATCTCGTAGGTCAGCGTTCCGCTGCGGGAGACCACGCCCACGTGTCCGGGCCGGTGTATATGGCCCGGCATGATGCCCACCTTGGTGACTCCGGGTGTGATGGCGCCGGGGCAGTTCGGTCCCAGGAGCCGTACGCCGGAGCCCTGCAGAACGGCGTAGACCCTGGCCATGTCCAGCGTGGGGATGCCTTCCGTGATGCAGATCACCAGGTCCATTTCGGCGACGATGGCCTCGTGGATCGCGTCGGCCGCGAAGGCGGGGCGGACGTAGATGATGGACGTGTTGGCGCCGGTCGCCGAGGCTGCTTCCTCGAGGGTATCGAAGACCGGGATGCCGTCCAGGTCCTGCTCGCCCTTCCCCGGTGTGACCCCGGCCACGACGTTCGTGCCGTAGGCCGCCATCTGGCGCGTGTGGAAGGAACCGTCCCTGCCGGTGATCCCCTGCACGACGACGCGGGTGTTTGCGTCAACCAGGATGCTCATTTCGCCCCCTTCCCGAGTGCTACGGCCTTCTGAACGGCTTCCGCCATGGTGTCGACGGCGACGAGTCCCACGGATTCGAGTATTTTCCGGCCCTCCGCTTCATTGGTCCCGGTGAGCCGGATGACGATGGGCAGTGTGAGCGGCCCGCCGGGCCCGGCGGCGATGCGGTCCAGGGCGGTCACGATACCATTGGCCACGTCGTCGCAGCGCGTGATCCCGCCGAATATGTTGAAAAGCACGGCCTTGACCCTGTCGTCGGACGTGATGATGTTCATGGCGGTGACGACCTTGTCCGGGTTCGAGCTGCCGCCGATATCGAGAAAGTTGGCGGGCATGCCGCCATAGAACTTCACCATGTCCATGGTCGCCATGGCCAGCCCGGCGCCGTTGACGATGCAACCGATGTCGCCGTCGAGCTTGACGAAGCTGAGGTCCGCGTCCCGTGCCTCGGCCTCGGTGGGCTCTTCGGATTCGGGATCGCGCATGTCCTCGATATCCTCGTGCCTGAACAGGGCGTTGTCGTCGATGTTCATCTTGCCGTCCAGCGCCCACAACTTGCCTTCCGGCGTGGTCACGAGGGGGTTGATCTCCGCCAGGGACGCGTCGCTTTCGATAAAGGCGTCGTAGAGCCGGGCGAGCATGCCGGCGGCCTGTTTGACCTGTGCGGGATCGGAATAGAGTTTGTAAGCCAGGGACCGGGCCTGGTACGGGAGCAGCCCGAGCAGGGGATCCACGGCCAGTTTGTGGATCTTCTCCGGCGTATCCCGTGCGACTTCCTCGATATCGACGCCGCCCGCCGCGCTGACCATGAAAACCGGCCGCCTGGTCTGCCGGTCGAGTATGATCCCGACGTAGGCTTCGTGCTCGATCTCCACCGCTTCGGCCACGAGGACCTGCCGGACCGTCAGCCCTTTGATGTCCATGCCCAGGATCCGGCCCGCGACCTCGAAGGCTTCATCGGGCGTCGAGGCCAGCTTCACGCCGCCCGCCTTGCCCCGTCCGCCCACGTGCACCTGGGCCTTGACCACCACTCTCGTGCCCAGTTCCTCCGCGATACGCCGGGCGTCTTCGGGCGTCCGGGCTACCTGTTCCGGAGGGATCGCCATCCCGTGCCGGGCGAATATCCCCTTTGCCTGGAATTCGTGTATGTTCAACTTCCGCTCCTTTGCTTTTCCACCATGCCGCCCAGGGCGTCGATGCCCGGTTTGAGGGACGCCGTCTCACCCGTCCTTACGTCTGCTTGCTCACCATGCCGCCCAGGGCGTCGAAGCCCGGTTTGAGGGACGGGTACATGGATTTGAAGATCCCGTAACACTCCTCGTAGCGTTCCGATGTCTCCGGGTCCGGTTCCGTCCGGGACACGACGTCGACCAGGTCGTCCGCGGCTTCCTCGACCGTGTCGTACACGCCTGTGCCGACCGCGGCCAGGATGGCGGCACCGAAGGCGGGACCTTCCTCGGCGTTCACGGTGACGACTTCCGCCCCGTAGACATCTGCCTGGATCTGCCGCCAGAGATCGCTCCGCGCGCCGCCGCCCGTGGAACGGACCTGACCGAGGGACAGTCCGAGTTCCCGCATGATTTCCATGGAATCCCGCAGGGCGAAGGTCACGCCTTCCATCACGGAGCGGATCATGTGGGGGCGGCCGTGCCGTCCCGTTATGCCGATGAACGCGCCCCGCGCGTTGGCGTCCTTGTGGGGGGTACGCTCGCCCATGAGGTAGGGGAGAAACACCAGGCCCTCGCTGCCCGCCGGCGCGCGGGCCGCCTGGGCCGTCAGCAGCTCATAGGGATCGGTGTCCAGCATCCGGGCCGCACTGACCTCGACTTCGCCCAGGGTATTGCGCAGCCACTGGAAGGCGCCCCCCGCGAAGAGCGTCACCCCCATGAGGTACCACTTGTCGGGGACGCTGTGACAGAAGGTATGGACGCGCAGTTCCGGGTCCACGCGGACGTCGTCGGTGTGGGCGAAGACCACGCCCGACGTACCCAGGCTGGCCAGGATCCGGCCGGACCGGACGATGCCGGCGCCCACGGCGCCGCAGGTGTTGTCGGCCCCTCCCCCGACGACGGGCGTGCCGGGCTTCAGTCCCATATCCGCGGCCACCTCTTCCGTCACGTGGCCGCAGACGTCGATGGATTCGAAGGTGGGCGGCAGGAATTCCGCCGGCAGGCCGATGGCGTCAAGCATGGCGCCGGACCATCTCCGCCGCCGTACGTCGAACAGCAGCGTGCCCGCGGCGTCGGAAACTTCCATGGCGAATTCGCCGGTCATGCGGAACCGGATGTAGTCCTTGGGCAGCAGGACCCTCCGGATGCGGTCGTATACCTGGGGTTCGTGGTCGCGGACCCAGACCAGCTTGGGCGCGGTGAAGCCTTCGAGGGCCGGATTGGACACCCAGTCCACCAGGTTCTCCTCGCCCGCCTGGTCCGTGATCCAGCGGCACTGATCGGACGTCCGCGTATCGCACCACAGGATGGAAGGCCGGAGCACCTCGTCCCGTTCATCCAGCAGGACCGAACTGTGCATTTGTCCCGACAGGCCGATCCCGGCGATGGATTCGGCTGCTACGCCGGCGGCGCCCATGGCTTCGCGCACCGTATTCGACGCGGCGCGCCACCAGTCCGCCGGATCCTGTTCGGCCCAGTTGGGACGGGGCGTGTGCAGGGGGATCTCCTCGAAGGCCCGGGCCGCCAGGCCGCCCCGTTCGTCGACAATGATCGTCTTGATGCCCGAGGTGCCGATGTCGATGCCGATCAGGTGTCTCATGGGTGGGTCGCTGCCTGTCTGTACCGTGCCATTCCGGCACAAAAAAACCTGCGCAAGACCGCAGGAACGAGATAATTGGGACTGGAAGCCGGATTCAACTCATGTAAGCGTGCAGCCGGACACTGCGGGACGTATGACGCAATCGCCGGATCGCCCGTTCCTTGATCTGGCGCACCCTTTCGCGGGTCAGGCCGAACTGCTTGCCGATTTCGTCCAGAGTCATCGGCTTTTCCCGGTTGATCCCGAAATAGGAACGGATCACGGCGGCTTCGCGGTCCGTCAGCGTATTGAGGGCCCAGACCACTTCTTCTTTGAGCGACTTCTCCATGACCGGCGTATCCGGCGACTCGATGGTCGTGTCTTCGATTACGTCGAGCAGGCGCCCCTCTTCTCCCGGTGAAAAAGGCGCGTCGAGCGAAAGGTGGGGACTGAACGTCCGCATGATGTCGACTACATCACGGTGGTCCAGCGACAACTTGCCCGCGATTTCGTGGGTCGTGGGCTCCCGGCCCAGTTCCTGCTTCAGGCCCCGTACGACCTTGTTGATCCGTCGCAGTTCCTCGGCCCGGTTCAACGGAAGGCGGAAGATCCGGGACTGTTCGGCCAGGGCCTGCATGATCGCCTGCCGCACCCACCAGACCGCGTAGGAAATGAATTTGAAACCCTTGTGCTCGTCGTAGCGCTGGGCGGCCTTGATCAGGCCGATGTTTCCCTCGTTGATCAGGTCGGACAGCGGAAGGCCCTGGTTCTGGTACTGCCTGGCCACGACGACGACGAACCGCAGGTTGGCCTGGATCAGCTTGTTGATGGCGCCGTTCACCCCATTGCGCGCGTCACGCGCCAGCGCCATTTCCTCTTCCAGGTTCAATACCGGTATGGTCCTGATTTCTTTCAGGTAGGTATCGAGCGACCGGTCATCACCGGAATTCCGTGATCCAACCCGGGAAATGTTGACTTCCGACTGGGCGGACTTGGGCATGAACGTTCTCCGGTACCGTGGGCAGACCGGTTGAAGACAGCCGGATGCTGTCCCGCCGAACTGTTTGTGGCAGCGGTTGTTGCGGATTCAGGTCGGTTAAAGGCGAACCGGTGCCCGCGTGATACTTCCGGTTCCTTGGAAACTTACAAAACTATAATAATGTCCCGGTTGGGGCGTCAAGGTATTTTAAGGCAAATTCCGCAGTCATGCAATCCCGGCTCAAAACACCCGTTTTTCTACGTTGTTACCGATATAGATATCCATCATGGTGGTCCGGTTACCCCAGAAGAGATCCTGACCCCAGGCATTCGGATCGAGTCCCTTGAACCAGGGTTTGCGCAGGTCCAGCACATGGGTGTGGTAGATGAATACGCCACCCACGTCCTCCACCAGGATGCGCTCCGCCTGCGCGTAATACGCCATGCGCTGATCGTGGTCCAGGGTTGTGCCGCCTGCCTGCAGCAACCGGTCGAACGCTTCGTTTTTCCAGTCGTGCCGCCCGTGGCCAACCGGCTGGGAATGCCAGACCTGAGACAGCATGTTGTCGGGATCGGGATAATCGTACTGGTAGGGGATCAGTCCGAAAGGGATGGTATACTGGTACATGTTGTCCATGTACAGACCGATCTCCTGGTTCCGGATCTCGACGCGCATGCCGAGGGTCTCATTCAGCATGCCCTGGATCGCCTGGGCGATGGACATCTGGGTCGCATCCGCCTGGCGCAGCCAGAATTCGATGGGTGGAAGTCCCCTTCCATCCGGATAGCCGGCTTCCGCGAGCAGTCGCCGGGCCTCGGGCGGATCGAACCGCTGTATGGCCTTGAGCGCGTCGCCCGTGTACCCGGGGAAGTTGGGCGGCAGCATGGTGTAGGCGGGGGTGCCGTGCCCCTGCAGGATGACCCTGCAGATGGTCTCCCGGTCGATGGCGTGGCTGACCGCCCTTCGGATCCGCACGTCGTCGAAGGGTGGCACGGCGGTCTGGAAGAAGAGGTACCAGGTCTGGAAGTGGGGATTGGAGGTCAATTCCCGAGTCAGTTCGGGACTGTTGTCGATCTCGCCCAGGTACTGGGCAAAGACGCCCTGGCGATCGACCTCGTTATTTTCGTAAGGCGTGATGCCGGGGTGGGTGCCGGCGATGATGAACTTCAGCTTGATTTGCTCGAGATAGCCCGGGTAGGGACCGTTGTAGTAAGGATTCAGCTCGTAGGAAATGTACCGGTCCGTGATCCATTCATCCAGCTTGTAACTGTAATTGGTGACCATATTCCCCGGCTCGGTCCAGCGGCGGCCGTGTTTCTCCACCTGCCACGGGGGTACGGGTGCCGCGGAATTGTAGGCCATGATGTGGGGAAGATAGGGACAGGGCGCTTCGGCTTCGATCTCGAGGGTCAGGTCGTCGATGGCGCGCACGCCCACCGAGTCCCGGTCAGTGATCTTGCCATGATTGAAGTCCCGCGCGTTCTTGATGTTGTAGAAGAGGAAGGCGAACACATTGCCTTCGTCCGGGTCCAGGAAGCGCTTGAAGGTATATTCGAAATCGTGGGCAGTCACTGCTCTGCCGTCGCTCCACCGGGCCCCCTCCCTGAGATGGAACGTCCAGGTCCGCCCGTCCTCGGACGGCTCCCACCGGTCGGCCGCACCGGCCCTGAGGACATCGTCCGCGTCAAACATGGTAAGGCGTTCGAATAAAAAGGGATCCGAGCCCTTGACACCGTAATTGTCCAGACTCACGTCCAGCGTCTTGGGCTCTTCGATGAAGTACATCAGGATCTGTTCGTGCAACGGGGCGGCGTCGGGCGGCAACTGCTTCCCCAGGCTGTTGATCACGGGACCGCTGGCGGTCTGAACCTGGGCGCTTTCGTCGCCGCCGCAGGCCGGCGCGCAGAAGAAAACGAGGAGGAGGGCACGGACCGCGAAGGCGTGGGAGGACATAGTACGTGCTTCCTTAGTATGGGGTTGTGCGTGTTTCCTGTAAAATGACCACCCTTTCATACCCGGGTCAATAGAAAAGCACAGGATGATCAGACCGGGTCTCTTGACACCGGGGATGCCGGAAGATAGGTTGGTGGCGACCCGACCCGACCCGCTCACCTGAGCCGTCCCGCTCACCCGAGTCGGCTCTTCAACCACGCCAGGCAGTCCCGACCATGTCCGAACCGCACGCAAAACCATCCCGCCCCACGCTGCGCAAGTCCCTGGGGCTATTCGACGGCATCACCATCCTGGTGGGCATCACCATCGGGGCCGGGATCTTCTCGGCGCCCCAGATCATCGCGGGTTTCACCGGGTCCTTCACGCCCATCCTCTGGCTCTGGATCGCGGGCGGTGCCTTCATTTTCCTGGGCGGCCTGGTCTACGCGGAACTGGGCAGCCGGATGCCGGACACGGGCGGCGAGTACATGTACATCAGCCGCGCTTTTGGTCCCTTTGCCGGGTTCATGTTCGGCTGGTCCCAGCTGTTCATCATCCGCACCAGTCCCCTCGCCGGCCTGGCCATCGTGACCGTCAACTATTTTACCTATTTCGTCGAGATGACGCACGTCGAACGCATCGCCGTCGCCCTGTTCATCATCCTGCTGCTGACCATCCTGAACTACGTGGGCGTACACCGGGCCGGTTTCTACCAGCGCCTGACCACGGTGCTCAAGGTCTCCGGCCTGATGCTCCTCGTCGTGCTTGGATTCACGCTGGATTACGGGGGCGAGAACCTGCTGGGCACCGCCGCGGCGCCGACCGGTACGCTGGGGCCCGTCGGCAATATCATCGCCGCCGCCTTCATGGTAGTCTTCGCCTACATGGGATTCGAACGGGTGGGCTACTCGGCGGGAGAGATGAAGGACCCCCGGCGCACCATACCCCTGACCATGTTCGTGGGGATCACCTCGATCGTCCTGATCTATGTCCTCGCGAATCTCCTCTATCACCAGACCCTGGGCATGGAAGGCGTCCGGTCGAGCAGCATCGTGGCCTCGGACACGGCCGTCCTGCTGCTGGGCCCTCTCGGCGCTGGGTTCATCGCCGTCACCGTCATGATCTCCACGACAGGCAGCATGAACGGGACCTTCATGACCGCCACACGGGTCTATTACGCCATGGCCCGGGATGGACTATTCTTCAAGTGGCTGGACTACATCCATCCCGTGTACCGCACGCCATCGCGGGCCATCATCGCCCATGCCGTGTGGGGAACGGTCATCCTGCTGTTCCGGGGAACCTTCGAGACCATCATGGCGGGGATGGTGTTCGCGGTGCTCATCTTCTTCGGGGCCAACACCCTGGCCCTGTTCAGGCTTCGCCGGATGGGCGTCGGCGCCGACGGCGGGTTCCGGGTGCCGCTTTACCCCTGGACGCCGGCCCTCTTCCTGGCGGGCATCGTCGTCCTCGTCCTGCTGCGCGCCACCTTCGAATGGTACAACTCCCTGATCGACCTCGCATTTATCGTTACCGGCCTGCCGTTCTGGTTGATCTGGCGCAAAACGAGGGGCCAGGCCCGGGCGTAAATGAGGTCCGGGCGTTAATCAGGTCCGGCCATCAACCGAAGCCGGATTAAGAGCGAACGCGCCTGCCTGCCGAATCCTGCGTGATCCTCAAT
The DNA window shown above is from Gemmatimonadota bacterium and carries:
- a CDS encoding peptide ABC transporter substrate-binding protein, yielding MVLRAVRTWSGLPGVVEEPTRVSGTAQVSGSGRVATNLSSGIPGVKRPGLIILCFSIDPGMKGWSFYRKHAQPHTKEARTMSSHAFAVRALLLVFFCAPACGGDESAQVQTASGPVINSLGKQLPPDAAPLHEQILMYFIEEPKTLDVSLDNYGVKGSDPFLFERLTMFDADDVLRAGAADRWEPSEDGRTWTFHLREGARWSDGRAVTAHDFEYTFKRFLDPDEGNVFAFLFYNIKNARDFNHGKITDRDSVGVRAIDDLTLEIEAEAPCPYLPHIMAYNSAAPVPPWQVEKHGRRWTEPGNMVTNYSYKLDEWITDRYISYELNPYYNGPYPGYLEQIKLKFIIAGTHPGITPYENNEVDRQGVFAQYLGEIDNSPELTRELTSNPHFQTWYLFFQTAVPPFDDVRIRRAVSHAIDRETICRVILQGHGTPAYTMLPPNFPGYTGDALKAIQRFDPPEARRLLAEAGYPDGRGLPPIEFWLRQADATQMSIAQAIQGMLNETLGMRVEIRNQEIGLYMDNMYQYTIPFGLIPYQYDYPDPDNMLSQVWHSQPVGHGRHDWKNEAFDRLLQAGGTTLDHDQRMAYYAQAERILVEDVGGVFIYHTHVLDLRKPWFKGLDPNAWGQDLFWGNRTTMMDIYIGNNVEKRVF
- a CDS encoding amino acid permease, with translation MSEPHAKPSRPTLRKSLGLFDGITILVGITIGAGIFSAPQIIAGFTGSFTPILWLWIAGGAFIFLGGLVYAELGSRMPDTGGEYMYISRAFGPFAGFMFGWSQLFIIRTSPLAGLAIVTVNYFTYFVEMTHVERIAVALFIILLLTILNYVGVHRAGFYQRLTTVLKVSGLMLLVVLGFTLDYGGENLLGTAAAPTGTLGPVGNIIAAAFMVVFAYMGFERVGYSAGEMKDPRRTIPLTMFVGITSIVLIYVLANLLYHQTLGMEGVRSSSIVASDTAVLLLGPLGAGFIAVTVMISTTGSMNGTFMTATRVYYAMARDGLFFKWLDYIHPVYRTPSRAIIAHAVWGTVILLFRGTFETIMAGMVFAVLIFFGANTLALFRLRRMGVGADGGFRVPLYPWTPALFLAGIVVLVLLRATFEWYNSLIDLAFIVTGLPFWLIWRKTRGQARA